In Quercus lobata isolate SW786 chromosome 12, ValleyOak3.0 Primary Assembly, whole genome shotgun sequence, a genomic segment contains:
- the LOC115971041 gene encoding uncharacterized protein LOC115971041 isoform X2 has product MSPPDGPSHEMVVPTASVNMPNKRKRGRNLCTKFKKLRENGLVPITIPPGAKGPVGENAGVFTRRVGFIVREHANLSYESWSKAPQEHRQMLKNRLVADFTLDSNRVEDKMCMEISLSSCYNNVRSNYYKEYLPFSKEEVRANVPPDLTQDKWDALCDLYETTSWKSDRNKENRGKNKTGHTCGSKSFIAYYEEKKQGGKEIGKVDFYKMTRTKKDGSFVTTTSEENYNLMIEKVADEENQSTEEEIFTEVLGTRRGFVRGMGKFVIPTPTPSSHLRYETSMNMELETCKQDLSNTMLKLSDAEQKQGESDQKLAETQNQVAQLQSQVEEQRQQLAILMARFGS; this is encoded by the exons ATGTCTCCACCTGATGGACCATCACACGAGATGGTTGTCCCTACTGCATCTG TTAATATGCCCAACAAACGGAAAAGAGGTAGAAATCTATGCaccaagtttaaaaaattgagggaaaatGGACTCGTTCCGATAACCATCCCTCCAGGGGCCAAAGGACCTGTGGGTGAAAATGCTGGTGTGTTTACAAGAAGGGTGGGCTTCATCGTTCGTGAACATGCGAACCTTAGCTATGAATCTTGGTCTAAGGCCCCACAAGAACACCGACAAATGTTGAAGAATCGTTtggtg GCTGATTTCACGTTGGACTCAAATCGCGTTGAGGATAAGATGTGTATGGAGATTTCATTGTCAAGTTGCTATAATAATGTTCGGAGTAACTATTACAAGGAGTACTTGCCATTTAGTAAGGAGGAAGTGAGGGCCAATGTTCCACCAGATTTGACACAGGACAAATGGGATGCTTTATGTGATCTATATGAAACAACCTCATGGAAG TCTGACCGGAATAAGGAGAACAGAGGAAAGAACAAAACTGGTCACACTTGTGGATCCAAATCATTTATTGCTTACTATGAAGAG AAAAAACAAGGTGGTAAAGAGATTGGAAAAGTGGATTTTTATAAGATGACCCGCACAAAGAAAGATGGTTCTTTTGTGACTACTACCAGTGAAGAAAATTAC AATCTAATGATAGAAAAAGTAGCTGATGAAGAGAACCAAAGCACTGAGGAGGAAATTTTTACAGAAGTGCTAGGGACAAGGCGAGGCTTTGTAAGAGGGATGGGGAAATTTGTGATTCCGACCCCAACCCCTTCTTCTCATTTGCGATATGAGACAAGCATGAATATGGAGTTGGAAACCTGCAAGCAAGATTTGTCCAATACGATGCTGAAACTGTCTGATGCGGAGCAAAAACAGGGTGAGTCGGATCAAAAACTTGCTGAAACACAAAACCAAGTGGCACAGTTGCAGAGTCAGGTAGAGGAACAACGTCAGCAACTAGCTATACTGATGGCAAGGTTTGGTAGCTAG
- the LOC115971041 gene encoding uncharacterized protein LOC115971041 isoform X1, translating into MSPPDGPSHEMVVPTASVNMPNKRKRGRNLCTKFKKLRENGLVPITIPPGAKGPVGENAGVFTRRVGFIVREHANLSYESWSKAPQEHRQMLKNRLVADFTLDSNRVEDKMCMEISLSSCYNNVRSNYYKEYLPFSKEEVRANVPPDLTQDKWDALCDLYETTSWKKKSDRNKENRGKNKTGHTCGSKSFIAYYEEKKQGGKEIGKVDFYKMTRTKKDGSFVTTTSEENYNLMIEKVADEENQSTEEEIFTEVLGTRRGFVRGMGKFVIPTPTPSSHLRYETSMNMELETCKQDLSNTMLKLSDAEQKQGESDQKLAETQNQVAQLQSQVEEQRQQLAILMARFGS; encoded by the exons ATGTCTCCACCTGATGGACCATCACACGAGATGGTTGTCCCTACTGCATCTG TTAATATGCCCAACAAACGGAAAAGAGGTAGAAATCTATGCaccaagtttaaaaaattgagggaaaatGGACTCGTTCCGATAACCATCCCTCCAGGGGCCAAAGGACCTGTGGGTGAAAATGCTGGTGTGTTTACAAGAAGGGTGGGCTTCATCGTTCGTGAACATGCGAACCTTAGCTATGAATCTTGGTCTAAGGCCCCACAAGAACACCGACAAATGTTGAAGAATCGTTtggtg GCTGATTTCACGTTGGACTCAAATCGCGTTGAGGATAAGATGTGTATGGAGATTTCATTGTCAAGTTGCTATAATAATGTTCGGAGTAACTATTACAAGGAGTACTTGCCATTTAGTAAGGAGGAAGTGAGGGCCAATGTTCCACCAGATTTGACACAGGACAAATGGGATGCTTTATGTGATCTATATGAAACAACCTCATGGAAG AAAAAGTCTGACCGGAATAAGGAGAACAGAGGAAAGAACAAAACTGGTCACACTTGTGGATCCAAATCATTTATTGCTTACTATGAAGAG AAAAAACAAGGTGGTAAAGAGATTGGAAAAGTGGATTTTTATAAGATGACCCGCACAAAGAAAGATGGTTCTTTTGTGACTACTACCAGTGAAGAAAATTAC AATCTAATGATAGAAAAAGTAGCTGATGAAGAGAACCAAAGCACTGAGGAGGAAATTTTTACAGAAGTGCTAGGGACAAGGCGAGGCTTTGTAAGAGGGATGGGGAAATTTGTGATTCCGACCCCAACCCCTTCTTCTCATTTGCGATATGAGACAAGCATGAATATGGAGTTGGAAACCTGCAAGCAAGATTTGTCCAATACGATGCTGAAACTGTCTGATGCGGAGCAAAAACAGGGTGAGTCGGATCAAAAACTTGCTGAAACACAAAACCAAGTGGCACAGTTGCAGAGTCAGGTAGAGGAACAACGTCAGCAACTAGCTATACTGATGGCAAGGTTTGGTAGCTAG